The following nucleotide sequence is from Pseudomonadales bacterium.
CCTACATTTCGAGGCCTGTTATTATCAGGGAATAGAGTATTGCATCGAACAGGGCATCCAAAAATTTGACCCCGGCGCACAGGGTGAACACAAAATCTCCCGTGGCTTTGAACCCACTACCACCCATTCCTTACATTGGATTGCTCACTCCGGATTTCGCGCGGCGATTGACGATTTTCTAAAGCGAGAACAAAGAGGCGTCAAAGACTATATTGAGCAAGCATCTCAGCTTTTGCCGTTTAAGAGAAGTTCCTATTAAGGGAACAAGACAGTGGGTTTAACACTATAAAGGATCAGAGCCCTTTAATACGACCTGGTCACTGATAATAATACTTTTGATCCGTTGATAGTCCTCGTCATTACAATCAATACCGTATTGCTTTTTGAGCTGATAGTCAGTCAAGCAATAATGGCTCGTCGGCACCACACCTCGCAGCTTTAAACAGTGCTTCACACACGCAAGTTCACAGCCATCAATAGCAATGATGTCACGCTTTGCCTGGGCTTTTTTAACCAGTGATTTAACACCGCCGCCAACGCCTGCAATACAAGACATTTCAGCCTGTTTGTTGCGATCTAACTCAACCGCAATACGGTTTGCTAGCTGCGCAATATTTGAGCAGCCTGAGCAGGAGTAGATAAGGGGTAGTTTTTTGGTTTTCGTCATAGTGCCTTGTAAAAAGTTATTTATCTCTCAGAATTAGCTTCGTCAAACAGTTTTCGGCCCACGGAACAAATCAATCTGAATCTAGCTCCAACCGGATCCAGGTTATCCGTATTTCCGTTGGCCAGCCTTGACCTCGATAGTTAATTTGTCATCCGCAGTAGTCGTCGGATAAGTCGCCTGGTCTCGGCTAAAACCGACCAGATAGAGCAAACGTTATCATGATTTGAATATCGTATAACCAAATATAACACGTGATAAATCCGTGCGGTCGAAAAAAGCTCACACACAAACGGCTTTTCAGGCGGAGCCTCATTATATATCTGAACTGATCGTTTTAATATTCACAGCGCTGCCGCTCTGCAAACCTTTCTATTACGAATATTCCACAGGCTGATTAACTTGGCCCTCAGCAGTGTACAATATTTTACTATCGGCTAAACTGCCACCTCACCAGATAACCCCATTACCGTTAATCATGCCCTTTTTCCAACCCAAATCCGTTTTACAGTTGGTTATCCTTGGCTTTTTACTCGCCATAGCACCGCTATGCCTGGCTATTTTATATACAATACAAACCCTTGGAGAGCTATCTGAAAAGAACCGGGTTGTCAGTGCTCAGGTGATCGCGATGACCCGGCACGGCCAGGATTTGCAAAGGGATTTGTTAGATTTAGAGCGCCGCACCCACCAGTACTTAACACTGAAAAACACCGAATTGCTGGCGCTATTCCAGCGCGAACGACAAGCAATTTTGGATCGCCTCCACAGTCTGCAAC
It contains:
- a CDS encoding zinc-binding protein → MTKTKKLPLIYSCSGCSNIAQLANRIAVELDRNKQAEMSCIAGVGGGVKSLVKKAQAKRDIIAIDGCELACVKHCLKLRGVVPTSHYCLTDYQLKKQYGIDCNDEDYQRIKSIIISDQVVLKGSDPL